A window from Ovis canadensis isolate MfBH-ARS-UI-01 breed Bighorn chromosome 4, ARS-UI_OviCan_v2, whole genome shotgun sequence encodes these proteins:
- the TMEM106B gene encoding transmembrane protein 106B, protein MGKSFSHLPLHSNKEDGYDGITSTENIRNGLVNGEVHNEDGRSGDVSQFPYVEFTGRDSVTCPTCQGTGRIPRGQENQLVALIPYSDQRLRPRRTKLYVMASVFVCLLLSGLAVFFLFPRSIDVKYIGIKSAYVSYDVQKRTIYLNITNTLNITNNNYYSVEVENITAQVQFSKTVIGKARLNNITSIGPLDMKQIDYTVPTVIAEEMSYMFDFCTLITIKVHNIVLMMQVTVTTTYFGHSEQISQERYQYVDCGRNTTYHLGQSEYLNVLQPQQ, encoded by the exons aTGGGAAAgtctttttctcatttgcctttacaTTCAAATAAAGAAGATGGTTATGATGGCATTACATCAACTGAAAATATAAGGAATGGATTGGTTAATGGTGAAGTCCATAATGAAGATGGAAGAAGTGGAGATGTCTCTCAGTTTCCATATGTGGAATTTACAGGAAGAGATAGTGTCACTTGCCCCACTTGTCAAGGAACAGGAAGAATTCCTAGGG GACAAGAAAACCAGCTGGTAGCGTTGATTCCATACAGTGATCAGAGATTAAGGCCAAGAAGAAC aaaactgTATGTGATGGCTTCTGTGTTTGTCTGTCTGCTCCTTTCTGGACTGgctgtgtttttccttttccctcgTTCTATTGACGTGAAATACATTGGCATCAAATCAGCATATGTTAGTTATGATGTTCAAAAAcgcacaatatatttaaatattacg aataCACTAAATATAACGAACAATAACTATTATTCTGTTGAAGTTGAAAACATCACTGCACAAGTTCAGTTTTCAAAAACAGTTATTGGAAAGGCACGCTTAAACAACATAACCAGTATTGGTCCACTGGATATGAAACAA attgattatacAGTACCTACTGTCATAGCAGAGGAAATGAGTTATATGTT tGATTTCTGCACACTGATAACCATCAAAGTTCATAACATAGTGCTCATGATGCA agttACTGTAACAACAACTTACTTTGGACATTCAGAACAGATATCCCAGGAAAGGTACCAGTATGTTGATTGTGGAAGAAACACCACGTATCATTTGGGGCAATCTGAATATCTAAATGTACTTCAGCCACAACAATGA